A window from Dehalobacter sp. DCA encodes these proteins:
- the trmB gene encoding tRNA (guanosine(46)-N7)-methyltransferase TrmB: MRLRRKRSAKPELEKDTKTILAPAECKGKWNEVFDNNDPVHLELGCGRGDFIASLAGKTDNINYIAIDSYPEVLVCVLRKLNQSKLPNVRLVSMRIEDTDSIFGQDEIDKIYINFCNPWPSKRHHKRRLTHPNFLRKYQTFVKKGSEVWFKTDDELLFEDSLQYFQETGFQELYRTYDLHQSGFEENIMTEYETKFTGQGIKIKFAVFKYE; encoded by the coding sequence TTGCGGCTTAGGAGAAAACGGAGCGCAAAGCCCGAACTAGAGAAAGACACCAAGACCATTTTAGCCCCTGCGGAATGCAAAGGGAAGTGGAATGAAGTATTCGACAATAATGATCCGGTTCATTTGGAACTGGGCTGCGGCCGGGGGGATTTTATCGCATCACTTGCAGGCAAAACTGATAATATCAATTATATTGCAATTGATTCCTACCCGGAAGTACTGGTTTGTGTGTTAAGGAAACTTAATCAAAGCAAGCTGCCTAACGTCAGATTGGTTTCCATGCGTATTGAAGATACCGACAGTATTTTCGGACAGGATGAAATTGATAAAATCTATATTAATTTCTGCAATCCATGGCCCAGCAAACGGCACCATAAACGCAGGTTGACGCATCCTAACTTTCTGAGGAAGTACCAGACCTTTGTAAAGAAAGGATCGGAGGTTTGGTTCAAAACGGACGATGAACTACTTTTTGAAGATAGCCTGCAGTATTTTCAGGAGACCGGTTTTCAGGAATTATACCGGACATATGATTTGCATCAAAGTGGTTTTGAAGAAAATATCATGACCGAATACGAAACAAAATTTACAGGTCAGGGGATCAAGATTAAGTTTGCCGTTTTTAAGTATGAATAA
- a CDS encoding citrate/2-methylcitrate synthase yields the protein MACNKKETIDSFTHKYSKICQENSWIDPSLYNEYGVKRGLRDKNGEGVLAGLTNISLIKSHDEIDGKRIPCDGKLLYRGYNITDLVKGFAHNQQYGFEEITYLLLFGSLPNEEQLAHFKDILVESRNLPKNFVRDVIMKAPSRDIMNSLTKSVLTLASYDETIDDVSLDNVLRQCLMLISIFPMLCVYGYHAYNHYECNESFYIHRPDDQLSTAQNILKMLRPDKQFTELEAKVLDIALVLHMEHGGGNNSTFTTRVVSSSGSDTYSVIAAALSSLKGPKHGGANIKVVEMVADIKSHVANPRDEEEVKSYLTKILNKEVFDRRGLIYGMGHAVYSISDPRAQIFKGFVEKLADDRDRRSDFELYAMIERLAPQVIAEERKIYKGVSANVDFYSGFVYSMLDIPLELYTPLFAMARIVGWSAHRLEELVNADKIIRPAYESPLIDKDYRVMQER from the coding sequence ATGGCGTGCAATAAAAAGGAAACAATTGATTCTTTTACACATAAGTACAGCAAGATCTGTCAGGAAAACAGCTGGATTGATCCAAGCCTCTATAATGAGTATGGCGTAAAACGCGGCTTAAGAGATAAGAACGGGGAAGGGGTACTTGCCGGGTTAACCAATATCTCTTTAATCAAGTCTCATGACGAAATTGATGGAAAGCGGATTCCCTGTGACGGAAAACTTCTTTACCGGGGATACAATATCACTGATTTGGTCAAAGGATTTGCACATAATCAGCAATATGGCTTTGAAGAAATAACTTATCTGCTTCTGTTTGGATCACTGCCTAATGAAGAACAATTAGCCCACTTTAAAGACATTTTAGTGGAAAGCAGAAATCTTCCTAAAAATTTTGTGCGTGATGTCATTATGAAAGCACCGAGCAGAGATATCATGAATTCTCTGACAAAGAGTGTTCTTACCCTGGCATCCTATGATGAGACCATAGACGATGTGTCCTTAGATAATGTTTTGCGGCAATGTCTGATGCTGATCAGCATTTTTCCGATGCTGTGCGTGTACGGGTATCATGCCTACAATCATTATGAATGCAACGAAAGCTTTTATATCCACAGACCTGATGACCAGCTCTCCACAGCTCAAAATATCCTGAAAATGTTAAGGCCGGATAAACAATTTACAGAACTTGAGGCCAAGGTGCTTGATATCGCGCTTGTGCTGCATATGGAACATGGCGGGGGAAATAATTCTACGTTTACGACCAGAGTCGTTTCTTCTTCCGGCTCGGATACGTATTCCGTCATTGCGGCGGCCTTATCCTCTCTGAAAGGGCCAAAACATGGCGGAGCAAATATCAAAGTTGTCGAGATGGTGGCTGATATCAAATCCCACGTTGCCAACCCTAGGGATGAAGAAGAGGTCAAAAGCTATTTAACGAAGATTTTGAACAAGGAAGTGTTTGACCGAAGAGGTCTTATCTATGGGATGGGACATGCGGTTTATTCCATTTCCGACCCAAGGGCCCAAATCTTCAAAGGCTTTGTCGAGAAGCTGGCGGATGACAGAGACCGAAGAAGTGATTTTGAATTATATGCAATGATTGAGAGACTCGCTCCTCAGGTCATCGCTGAGGAACGGAAAATTTATAAAGGTGTCAGTGCCAATGTGGATTTTTACAGCGGCTTTGTTTACAGTATGCTGGATATTCCGCTGGAACTGTATACGCCGCTGTTTGCGATGGCCAGAATTGTCGGGTGGAGTGCCCACCGTTTGGAAGAACTGGTCAATGCAGACAAAATCATCAGACCGGCCTATGAAAGTCCCCTTATTGATAAGGATTATAGGGTAATGCAGGAACGGTAA
- a CDS encoding response regulator codes for MAKVLIVDDSAIMRRNLAAIMGRGGHEVIGEALNGMQALAEYGNLHPDIVTMDITMPLSDGIEALGKLLGRYPNARVVMISAINQKDRVFEAIKLGAKNYIIKPFEEDKVINIINQVLGLK; via the coding sequence ATGGCTAAGGTATTAATCGTTGATGACTCTGCAATTATGAGGAGGAATTTAGCTGCTATCATGGGGAGAGGCGGGCATGAAGTCATAGGCGAAGCGCTCAATGGCATGCAGGCTCTGGCTGAATATGGAAATTTGCATCCGGATATTGTGACAATGGATATTACGATGCCTCTGTCAGACGGCATCGAGGCGCTTGGTAAATTGCTCGGCAGGTACCCTAATGCCAGGGTGGTTATGATAAGCGCAATTAACCAAAAAGACAGGGTCTTCGAGGCAATTAAATTGGGTGCCAAGAATTACATTATTAAACCTTTTGAGGAAGACAAGGTAATCAATATTATAAACCAGGTCCTGGGTTTAAAATAA
- a CDS encoding ATP-binding protein yields the protein MENNRSRLARTVNVLILALLVLIQILLIRSWYNKTLDDIGINAMTISRVVADSINITEYEKLLAKKEPNDYFREMQAYFQRIQAQTGVKYVYVEHQISPSQIEYIFDSEKDSLGETDELSTPAAHTHTKAFHTRAQTSTLWGTLITGYAPLVNAEGQVIGAVGTDVDIQYIYQELAKRVGQIILYTAAMVVLFGLLIYFTLSEEIRRRRVVEKNLKQSMQSVKNLLNNAGQGFLSFGSDLCIESEYSIECQRLLGSDLDKRNFPDLIYPKDQEQRDFVNKVLLECFQENDLVRREVFLSFLPDAIFLNNYYIKIEYKFIADKRQEETQALMVILTDATEKCALQEQMENERKTLKMIVKAVISRNDLLELISDYQRFCQMTVPQLVICKEPLQRVIVDVKRRIHTFKGEFGQFEMMHMVRSLHHLEEEIKSFEQRDSATSTGLGMLLQNLNLEHVLNEGLRILQSTLGENFIARDKIIEIPEAKLLELEDQIATLIPSQEANILIDKIRKLRYRSFKELLAAYPNTVEGLAQGLEKSLYPLELEGGEFPVDTKRYQAFTKSLIHIFANCVDHGIENREDRIKAGKEEKGRVVCEMKLVQDQILLKIADDGKGLDLEGIKQKALELGVFTAEQLAELDDKDIIPLIFEDGLSSKDSASMISGRGIGMAIVKQELEKIDGHLDIVTNPDTGTEFNFLLPIGTGTHSYD from the coding sequence TTGGAAAATAATCGGAGTAGGCTGGCAAGAACGGTTAACGTTCTTATTCTTGCTTTGCTGGTATTAATTCAAATTCTCTTGATCAGGTCCTGGTATAATAAGACCCTTGATGATATCGGCATCAACGCGATGACCATTTCTCGGGTTGTCGCTGACAGTATTAATATTACTGAATATGAAAAGTTACTTGCGAAGAAAGAGCCTAATGATTATTTTAGAGAGATGCAGGCATATTTTCAGCGTATTCAAGCTCAAACCGGAGTGAAGTATGTTTATGTCGAACATCAAATATCACCCAGCCAAATTGAATACATTTTCGATTCGGAGAAGGATTCTTTAGGTGAGACCGATGAACTGTCTACACCGGCAGCACATACGCATACCAAAGCTTTTCACACGAGAGCTCAGACTTCAACGCTTTGGGGTACTTTGATTACCGGCTATGCACCATTGGTCAATGCCGAGGGTCAGGTCATAGGCGCAGTCGGAACAGATGTAGATATCCAATATATTTATCAGGAACTGGCCAAACGCGTCGGGCAGATCATTCTTTATACAGCAGCCATGGTCGTTCTCTTCGGCTTGCTTATTTACTTCACGCTCAGTGAAGAAATACGAAGACGGCGCGTCGTCGAAAAAAATCTTAAACAAAGTATGCAGTCTGTGAAAAATCTGCTCAATAATGCCGGGCAGGGCTTCCTGTCTTTTGGATCAGACCTGTGTATTGAATCTGAATACAGCATTGAATGCCAGAGATTATTGGGCTCTGACTTAGATAAACGTAACTTTCCGGACTTAATTTATCCGAAGGATCAGGAACAAAGAGACTTTGTGAACAAAGTTCTTCTGGAATGTTTTCAGGAGAATGACCTGGTGCGCAGGGAGGTATTCCTTTCTTTTCTGCCGGATGCAATTTTCCTGAATAACTACTATATAAAAATCGAATATAAGTTTATCGCGGATAAGCGTCAGGAAGAAACACAAGCTTTGATGGTTATCTTAACGGATGCTACGGAAAAATGTGCTTTGCAGGAACAAATGGAAAATGAACGGAAAACACTTAAAATGATTGTTAAGGCTGTTATCAGCCGTAATGACCTTTTGGAACTTATTTCAGATTACCAGCGTTTTTGCCAGATGACCGTACCGCAGCTGGTTATTTGCAAAGAACCGCTTCAGCGGGTTATTGTCGATGTCAAACGAAGGATTCATACCTTTAAAGGGGAATTTGGCCAGTTTGAGATGATGCATATGGTTCGTTCTCTTCACCATCTTGAAGAAGAGATCAAATCTTTTGAACAAAGGGATTCAGCAACCAGTACTGGTTTAGGTATGCTCCTGCAAAATTTGAATCTTGAACATGTTCTGAATGAAGGTTTGCGTATTCTGCAGTCAACCTTAGGGGAGAATTTTATTGCCAGAGATAAAATCATCGAGATTCCGGAAGCAAAACTGCTTGAATTGGAAGATCAAATAGCGACGCTTATTCCATCGCAGGAGGCCAATATTCTGATTGACAAAATAAGGAAATTACGTTACCGCTCGTTCAAAGAGCTTTTAGCTGCTTACCCGAATACTGTAGAAGGCTTAGCTCAGGGCTTGGAGAAATCGTTGTATCCTCTTGAACTAGAAGGCGGAGAGTTCCCTGTAGATACAAAAAGGTACCAGGCCTTTACCAAATCACTGATTCATATTTTTGCAAACTGCGTAGATCATGGCATTGAAAACAGGGAAGACAGAATCAAAGCCGGAAAAGAAGAAAAGGGCCGCGTTGTCTGCGAAATGAAATTAGTTCAAGATCAAATATTATTAAAGATCGCTGATGACGGCAAAGGCTTAGACTTGGAAGGAATCAAACAAAAAGCGCTTGAGCTTGGGGTATTTACCGCAGAACAACTGGCAGAGCTGGACGATAAAGATATTATCCCACTTATTTTTGAAGACGGGCTTTCCAGCAAAGACAGTGCATCGATGATTTCGGGACGCGGCATCGGCATGGCGATCGTTAAACAAGAACTTGAAAAAATAGATGGTCATTTGGATATTGTTACAAATCCTGACACTGGAACAGAATTCAATTTTCTGCTGCCAATTGGAACCGGCACTCATAGTTACGACTGA
- the fba gene encoding class II fructose-1,6-bisphosphate aldolase encodes MPLVTSAEMFKKVYGKCAVGAFNVNNMEIIQGIVDAAKEEKAPLILQVSAGARKYAKHIYLMKLVEAAVEDTGLPICLHLDHGEDFEICKACVDGGFTSVMIDGSKLSFAENIAVTKKVVEYAHAKGVVVEAELGRLAGIEDAVNVSAKDSSYTDPEQAAEFVHKTGCDSLAVAIGTSHGAYKFKGEAMLDFERLEKIASLLPGFPLVLHGASTVLPEFVAKCNEYGGDIKGAQGVPEDMLHKAGTMGVCKINIDTDLRLAMTASIREYLANSPADFDPRQYLKPAREAIKNMVKHKIANVLNCSNQL; translated from the coding sequence ATGCCACTGGTAACTTCTGCTGAAATGTTTAAAAAAGTCTATGGAAAATGTGCTGTCGGAGCATTTAACGTTAACAATATGGAAATTATTCAGGGAATTGTTGATGCTGCGAAGGAAGAAAAAGCACCTTTAATTTTACAGGTTTCTGCGGGTGCCCGGAAATATGCCAAACATATATACTTGATGAAGCTGGTAGAGGCTGCAGTGGAGGATACCGGTTTACCGATCTGCCTGCATTTGGATCACGGGGAAGACTTTGAGATTTGTAAGGCTTGTGTTGACGGCGGTTTCACATCGGTGATGATCGATGGTTCTAAGCTGTCTTTTGCCGAAAATATTGCGGTTACCAAAAAGGTTGTAGAGTACGCCCATGCGAAAGGCGTCGTCGTGGAAGCCGAATTAGGCAGACTCGCAGGCATCGAAGATGCAGTAAATGTCAGTGCTAAGGACAGCAGCTATACGGATCCGGAGCAGGCTGCCGAATTTGTTCATAAAACTGGTTGTGATTCCCTAGCTGTTGCGATTGGCACCAGTCACGGAGCGTATAAGTTCAAGGGAGAAGCCATGCTTGATTTCGAGCGTCTTGAAAAGATAGCCTCTCTGCTTCCTGGCTTCCCATTAGTTTTACACGGCGCGTCCACGGTACTGCCGGAATTTGTGGCAAAATGCAACGAATATGGAGGAGATATCAAGGGAGCGCAAGGTGTCCCCGAAGATATGCTTCACAAGGCTGGGACCATGGGAGTCTGCAAAATAAATATTGATACCGATCTACGCCTTGCCATGACGGCTTCAATCCGCGAGTATTTGGCGAATAGTCCTGCTGATTTTGACCCCCGTCAGTATCTAAAACCGGCTAGAGAAGCCATCAAAAATATGGTTAAGCATAAGATTGCTAATGTCTTAAACTGCAGTAATCAGCTCTAA
- a CDS encoding NusG domain II-containing protein: protein MKKHDIILIGIIILLVLIGLGSIKFHQSQNGKDLRFAEITQNNVLIERIDLNAVEEPREITLPGKYHEIVLVEKGRIRFKETNCPDQICVRTGWLENPGDYAVCLPNKAIVNITEIKK, encoded by the coding sequence ATGAAGAAACACGATATTATCCTAATTGGTATCATAATCTTACTCGTGCTCATCGGTTTAGGCAGTATAAAATTCCATCAATCCCAAAATGGAAAAGACCTCAGGTTTGCCGAGATCACACAGAATAACGTGCTTATCGAACGTATTGATTTAAATGCAGTCGAGGAACCTCGGGAAATTACCCTTCCAGGCAAGTACCACGAGATTGTTCTGGTGGAAAAAGGCCGCATCAGATTTAAAGAAACCAATTGTCCCGACCAGATTTGTGTCCGGACAGGCTGGCTGGAAAACCCAGGGGACTATGCTGTTTGTCTGCCCAATAAAGCCATTGTCAATATTACCGAGATTAAGAAATAG
- a CDS encoding phosphoribosylformylglycinamidine synthase — protein sequence MLLQAVKRLFVEKKQGFNIEAQGLFADLRDNLSIAGLQGVRMINRYDISGITDEEYEKSRTIIFAEPPLDILYEETLNISSGDRVFAMEYLPGQYDQRADSAAQCIQMLTQKERPLIASAKVIILEGRLSDQDFARIKQYCINPVESREASLAKPQSLEFEAAEPADVEIMEEFITKTPEEITVMQQRMNLAMSVEDLLFCQSNFRNTEKRNPTMTEIKTIDTYWSDHCRHTTFQTEIEEVDIKDGNFSGPIKTAFDCYKASRAKVYQDKLPTKDICLMDIATMGMKELKMAGLLNDLDESDEINACSIVVTAEVNGREEEWLVMFKNETHNHPTEIEPFGGAATCLGGAIRDPLSGRTYVYQAMRVTGSGDPRVKVEDTLSGKLPQRKITTVAAAGYSSYGNQIGLATGQVAEVYDEGFIAKRMEIGAVIGAAPRKNVIRKPPEEGDVIVLVGGRTGRDGCGGATGSSKEHTLESLTSCGAEVQKGNPPNERKIQRLFRNPEVSTLIKKCNDFGAGGVSVAVGELTDGLDICLDAVPKKYESLDGTELAISESQERMAVVLAAEDWDKFKSLATEENLEATVIARVTGDHRLKMSWRGKTILDLSRDFLDTNGVKQKTKVEVAAPLETQNYFNAIPSSVARELPDLRKAWNANLGDLNVCSKKGLIERFDSTIGAASVLMPLGGKYQLSPAEGMVAKLPVLEGDTTTATIMTYGYNPQLAKWSPFHGALYAVLDAVTKAVALGGDYHKIRLTLQEYFGKLNDAGKWGQPFSALLGAYYAQKQLGIPAIGGKDSMSGSFMELNVPPTLVAFAVCTADARKVVSQEFKQAGSNVVLLKLTRDEQEIPDFAMAAKNFVKVSDLIQSGWVRSSRSIRMGGIAGAVSEMAFGNMIGFHFSRQIESSDLFRTDYGSILLELDEKADLPALFGDVEYELLGCTQEKPAIAVNGVELLLTDMLGQWEMPLEKIFPSKGENAENTEKPRAVSFDKRSTFRPAIKAAKPRVFIPVFPGTNCEYDSAKAFTKAGGLVETMVIRNLSAADIEGSIKEMVKIINNSQIIMLPGGFSAGDEPDGSGKFIATLFNNPRIKDAVMNLLKQRDGLMLGICNGFQALIKLGLVPYGEIKEINAEDPTLTYNKIGRHVSCMARTKVVSTLSPWFSGVELGEIHTIAVSHGEGRFVASQEVISKLIQNGQIATQYVDLNGMVSNDIKDNPNGSFEAIEGITSPDGRVLGKMAHSERTGTGVAVNVPGNKYQSIFEGGIHYFN from the coding sequence ATTTTGTTACAAGCTGTAAAAAGATTGTTTGTCGAGAAGAAACAGGGGTTCAACATCGAAGCTCAGGGACTTTTTGCAGATCTTCGGGATAATTTAAGCATTGCAGGACTGCAAGGGGTCAGAATGATCAACCGCTATGATATTTCCGGGATTACCGATGAAGAATATGAGAAATCCCGTACGATTATTTTTGCCGAGCCTCCCTTGGATATCCTTTACGAGGAAACGCTGAACATCTCGTCAGGGGACAGGGTTTTTGCGATGGAGTATCTGCCGGGTCAGTATGATCAACGGGCGGATTCGGCAGCCCAATGTATCCAGATGCTGACCCAGAAAGAGCGTCCGCTGATTGCTTCAGCCAAAGTGATTATCCTGGAAGGAAGACTATCTGATCAGGACTTTGCAAGAATCAAACAATACTGCATCAACCCGGTCGAATCGCGGGAAGCTTCGCTGGCAAAACCGCAGAGTCTAGAATTTGAAGCGGCAGAACCGGCCGACGTAGAAATTATGGAAGAATTTATCACTAAAACACCGGAAGAAATCACTGTGATGCAGCAGCGCATGAATCTCGCCATGAGTGTCGAAGACTTGCTGTTCTGTCAGTCCAATTTCCGGAATACGGAAAAAAGAAACCCGACCATGACCGAAATTAAAACGATTGACACTTACTGGTCCGATCACTGCCGGCACACGACATTTCAGACTGAAATTGAAGAAGTCGATATCAAGGATGGAAATTTTTCCGGGCCTATCAAAACGGCTTTCGATTGCTATAAGGCTTCCAGAGCTAAGGTATATCAGGACAAGCTGCCCACTAAGGACATTTGTCTGATGGATATCGCTACAATGGGGATGAAAGAGCTCAAAATGGCAGGCCTGCTTAATGATCTGGATGAATCTGATGAAATCAATGCCTGCAGTATTGTTGTGACTGCCGAGGTGAACGGCCGGGAAGAAGAATGGCTGGTGATGTTTAAAAACGAAACGCATAATCACCCGACAGAAATCGAACCGTTTGGCGGTGCTGCCACCTGTCTGGGTGGTGCGATCCGAGACCCATTATCAGGCCGGACCTATGTCTATCAGGCGATGCGGGTCACCGGCAGCGGCGATCCGCGGGTAAAGGTCGAAGATACTTTATCCGGTAAACTGCCTCAAAGAAAGATTACCACCGTTGCTGCAGCCGGATATAGTTCTTACGGCAATCAAATCGGACTGGCGACAGGTCAGGTCGCCGAAGTCTATGACGAAGGCTTTATCGCTAAAAGAATGGAGATTGGTGCGGTCATCGGTGCTGCCCCCAGAAAAAACGTCATCCGCAAACCTCCTGAAGAGGGTGACGTGATTGTTCTGGTTGGCGGCAGGACGGGCCGGGATGGCTGCGGCGGAGCGACGGGCTCTTCCAAAGAGCATACGTTGGAATCGTTGACCAGCTGCGGTGCCGAAGTCCAGAAGGGCAATCCGCCGAATGAAAGAAAGATTCAGCGGCTGTTCCGCAATCCGGAAGTGAGTACGCTTATTAAAAAATGCAACGACTTTGGTGCCGGCGGTGTCTCTGTTGCCGTGGGGGAACTAACTGACGGCCTTGATATCTGTCTGGATGCCGTGCCAAAGAAATACGAAAGCCTGGATGGAACAGAATTGGCGATTTCCGAATCCCAGGAGCGCATGGCTGTCGTCCTGGCAGCTGAAGATTGGGACAAATTTAAAAGCCTGGCAACCGAAGAAAATCTTGAAGCAACCGTTATTGCCCGGGTAACCGGCGATCATCGGCTTAAAATGTCCTGGCGGGGCAAGACGATCCTGGATCTCAGCCGTGACTTTCTGGATACCAACGGGGTCAAACAAAAGACGAAGGTTGAAGTGGCGGCGCCGCTGGAAACACAAAATTACTTTAACGCTATCCCCAGCTCAGTGGCCCGGGAGCTGCCGGATCTGCGAAAAGCCTGGAATGCTAATCTAGGCGATTTGAATGTCTGCAGTAAAAAAGGACTGATCGAGAGATTTGACAGTACGATCGGTGCGGCATCGGTACTTATGCCGTTAGGCGGAAAATACCAGCTGTCCCCGGCTGAAGGTATGGTCGCCAAACTGCCGGTACTTGAAGGTGATACGACGACAGCTACGATCATGACGTATGGCTATAACCCGCAACTGGCCAAATGGAGCCCGTTTCACGGGGCTTTATATGCGGTGCTGGATGCCGTTACAAAAGCGGTGGCGTTAGGCGGAGATTACCACAAGATACGCCTTACCTTGCAGGAGTATTTCGGCAAACTCAACGACGCCGGCAAGTGGGGGCAGCCTTTCAGTGCTTTATTGGGCGCTTATTATGCTCAAAAGCAGCTGGGTATTCCCGCTATAGGCGGAAAAGACAGTATGTCGGGCAGCTTTATGGAGCTGAATGTCCCGCCCACCCTGGTCGCATTTGCCGTTTGTACGGCAGATGCCCGCAAAGTCGTATCCCAGGAATTCAAACAGGCCGGAAGCAATGTGGTCCTGCTGAAACTGACCCGGGACGAACAGGAAATCCCTGACTTTGCTATGGCGGCGAAAAACTTTGTAAAAGTCTCCGACTTGATTCAGTCAGGCTGGGTGCGCTCTTCACGTTCGATCAGAATGGGCGGGATTGCCGGTGCCGTCAGCGAGATGGCTTTCGGCAATATGATTGGTTTCCATTTCAGCAGACAAATAGAGTCTTCAGACCTGTTCCGGACAGATTATGGTTCGATTCTGTTGGAATTGGATGAGAAAGCTGACCTGCCTGCTTTGTTTGGCGATGTCGAATACGAATTACTCGGCTGCACGCAGGAGAAACCAGCAATCGCTGTCAACGGAGTCGAGTTGCTGCTGACGGATATGCTAGGCCAATGGGAAATGCCGCTGGAAAAAATCTTTCCAAGCAAGGGTGAGAATGCCGAAAATACCGAAAAACCTCGGGCAGTCAGCTTTGACAAGCGCAGTACTTTCAGACCGGCGATTAAAGCAGCAAAACCACGGGTATTTATCCCTGTTTTTCCGGGGACAAACTGTGAATATGATTCTGCCAAAGCTTTCACGAAAGCCGGTGGTCTGGTCGAAACCATGGTTATTCGAAATCTCAGCGCCGCAGATATTGAAGGCTCGATCAAAGAAATGGTCAAAATAATCAATAACTCCCAGATCATCATGCTTCCGGGCGGTTTTAGTGCCGGAGACGAACCGGACGGATCGGGAAAATTTATTGCCACCTTGTTTAACAACCCACGCATCAAAGATGCCGTCATGAACCTTCTGAAACAGCGGGACGGTCTGATGCTCGGAATATGCAACGGCTTCCAGGCTTTGATCAAGCTGGGACTTGTCCCCTACGGGGAAATTAAAGAAATAAACGCAGAAGATCCTACGTTGACCTATAACAAGATTGGACGCCACGTTTCCTGCATGGCCCGGACCAAGGTTGTTTCCACACTTTCCCCCTGGTTTAGCGGTGTTGAATTGGGAGAGATTCACACGATTGCAGTTTCACACGGCGAAGGAAGATTTGTCGCGAGTCAGGAAGTCATCAGCAAGCTCATTCAGAACGGGCAGATCGCTACCCAATATGTCGATCTGAATGGAATGGTAAGTAACGATATCAAGGATAATCCGAATGGTTCCTTTGAAGCCATCGAAGGGATCACCAGCCCTGACGGACGGGTATTGGGTAAAATGGCGCATTCAGAACGGACCGGAACCGGTGTTGCTGTAAACGTCCCCGGCAACAAATACCAATCCATTTTTGAGGGCGGCATCCATTATTTCAATTAA
- a CDS encoding ASKHA domain-containing protein, which translates to MESAITIGLYPDLPRDISIPVGNGSLKGARMLLRNAERLSTAEISGGAK; encoded by the coding sequence CTGGAGTCAGCTATTACCATCGGGCTCTACCCTGATCTTCCCAGAGACATATCTATCCCAGTAGGAAACGGGTCCCTTAAAGGTGCTCGTATGCTGCTGAGGAATGCCGAACGGTTATCTACAGCAGAAATTTCTGGAGGTGCGAAATGA
- a CDS encoding HD domain-containing protein has translation MNHIGQVINAMINYFMGDARRINHFIKVYGFAKTIGVQEGLDESTQEILEIAAVTHDIGIKNSEKKYNSASGGHQQVEGPPEARKLLEDLNFDPMVIDRICWLIAHHHTYDKIDGLDHQILVEADFIVNAFEDDLSEIAIQNVSEKIFKTETGRRFLNKLYFSK, from the coding sequence ATGAATCATATCGGGCAGGTTATTAACGCTATGATCAATTATTTTATGGGCGACGCGCGGCGCATCAACCATTTTATTAAGGTCTATGGCTTTGCCAAGACCATTGGCGTGCAGGAAGGGCTGGATGAAAGCACGCAGGAAATTCTTGAAATTGCGGCTGTCACTCATGACATTGGGATAAAAAACAGCGAGAAAAAATACAACAGTGCTTCTGGAGGCCACCAACAAGTCGAAGGGCCTCCTGAAGCCAGAAAGTTATTGGAAGATTTGAACTTTGATCCCATGGTCATTGATAGGATTTGCTGGCTGATTGCGCATCACCATACCTATGATAAGATTGACGGACTTGATCACCAGATATTGGTGGAGGCTGATTTCATTGTTAATGCTTTTGAAGATGACCTGTCAGAGATCGCCATTCAAAATGTTTCTGAGAAAATATTTAAGACCGAAACCGGACGAAGATTCCTGAACAAACTATATTTTTCAAAATAA